From bacterium:
TTCCCACGAACCGGGATTGTTGACGAGAATCATCGCCGCGATCGTCGCGCCGCGAAAGACGTCGAGTGATTGCAGCCGATTGGGACTTTCCATTTTTCCAAAACAGTGTAAAAAGTTGAGTAATCGTCAATGTCGGGATCAACACCCGATGATGACGAAAATAAACGTTTGTAGTGATGCCTTCAGGCATTCTACTTTTGCCGGAAACCCGACGACTAAAGGCGAAACTACGAACGTTATTTTCAGTTCCCTTTCATCAGAAACTCTTCATAGCGGCGGCGGTACTCACGCTTGTAATCATCAACAGCGGTTTGATAGCTCAGGCTCGGCGCCTCTGTTTTTCGCCGCCATTTTATTTCCACCCTGCGTGTCTCGACGGGCAAGCTGACCATGGAATTCTTGACCGGCATCGATTTGCCATCTGCCTGAACACTTGAAACTTCCATGAACCATGGCAGATGGAGAATAAGCTCTTTGGGCTTTCGCATGAATTGATTGTTCATCACAAGAGCGGCGGCTTCTGGCTCGCATGACAAGTCAAAATTCACTCGGCCAAAATATGTTGGTGCACGAGAGATGGAAATTTTCTCTCCGCTTTTCACCCATTCTGGAGAAACGCACGACAGCAGGTGCAACTGCTCATCTTGCTCACGAACCATCATGTTGCGCAGCAGTGTCCGAAGCTTGGCGGCAAACCAGCCATGTGGCGCCATGTTCATGCCGAAATCGCGCGTGCTCCAGGGCCAGATGGAAAACTCGAATCCGGTATGCGTCGCGCTGGTGTGCAGCAGCAGCGCATACAATTCTTCGATGGCCATCTGTTGATCGCCGCGAATCACCTCGGTTTCGGTATTTTTCATCGTCAGATAATGATGCAAATAGCGCCCGTTCTCGTAAGTCATGATTCCTTCTTGATACTTCGCGCGTGTAGCGTGCAGCGTCGCCGTCACCATCGGGTCGAATGGATCGAGAATGATTTCCGGATAAACCGCCATCATGTTGCCCCAATCATTTCCCGGCCCGCCTTCCAATCCCGGAGGTATGTAGCCGCGCGTTTTTGCCGTGATGCGCTTGAGGTGTTTGACGAGGGTTGAACGAAAATCATCATATTCGCGCTGAAACCATTTCGCCTCCTCCTTTCTGCCCAGTCCCTCGGCAAGCGCAATCGCATTTTTCAAGCCGGCGAGCGCCCAGAAGTTGTGTCCGGTCACATGGCCTGAGATATTCTCGTTGTCACCGGGCGTGGTCACCGGCATGACGTGCAAAGGGTCGCCGCGACGGGCTTTCTGCAACCACGCGAACGCCTTTTGTACCGCGGGAAAAACTTTTTCAGCGAAGGCTTGGTCGCGCGTCATGCGATAGTGTTGGCCAAACGCCCACAGCGTTTGGCCCCAGCCATCGTATTGCCCACCTTGTGAAACGAAGTTGCCGTCTTCTCTCTGCCAGCGCGGGAAGAAATCGAGGCATTGGCCCGCGATATCGTGATAGCCGGAGACATCATACATGCGCACGATGTACGAAGCATCGCGGAGCCAAAAAGAGTCGTACTGAAATTCATTGACCTTCTGAATGAAATGTCCGTCCACTTTGTTGCGCGCAATCAAGTCGTACACGAGATTGGCTTTGAACGAATTCACAACTTTTTCTTCGGGAAGGGAAATGTCGATGCCGTCCGCGAAAATCTCCTCCCAGAAGTTGATCGTTCGCGTGAGATAATCATCGAACCTCGCCGATCTCAACAGCGCAACCGTCGCGCTCTGGGGCGGCAACGGCTCATACGGCATCTTGAAGTCCAGCGCCTGCTTTTCGTCCGGCTGCAACGAGATTTTGTATTTGACAATGCCCATCGGCGTCGTCGGCAGGATTGGAATGCGCATCGCGCCAAGTTCCGGCACCTCGTTGTAGCCGGTTTTAAGAACGATCGATTGCTGCGGGACCGGATTGGAGGGATAAAGATACATCACCAGGCTGTCGCGCAGAAATGCATCTCTGGAAAAAGTGTACTCCCAATTCGGATCAAACACCGCGCCGGCTTGCTCGTATTCGCCGAGAATGCCGGCCTTTGCCGGACGGAGAAAACGGTTGTCGCCAATACCCCAGTCGGTATTCGCCTCGTTTTGATAGCGCGTGCCGACGCCAAAACCCACCGCCTGCGGTTGACTGCTTTGATTATGAATCTGCACGCGGGCAAAGTTCATCAACGGACTTTCGGGATCACCGTCCAGCGTTGCCGCAAACAACGTCAACTGATAACGCACACTTTCGCGTTCAAATTGATATTGAACCACCGGCAGGTATCCGCTCAACAAGGTCTTGACGCGCTGCTGAACCGGCGTCAGGGGATTGCCAGCGAAAAACATCAGCTCGCCGAAGCCCGTGCACAAATATCCTTCCGGCGTGATCAACGTCCCCTCTTTGCCGTCCATCACGCCGATGACATCAGTCGGTTGGCTGAAATAGCAAAACGGCTCATCGTCGCGATCAATCGCGGGGTCGAGCATTTGCGCACGCGTGTTTGCCAGACTCACCAGAAGAATGGCCAGGGCGAATGTGATCAACTTGATTCGCATATTAATCAATCCTATCTCAAACACCGATAACACAGGTGACACGGATAAAACCAATTTTCTCGGATTCTCTTTGAAATAAACTCCATCAGAAGCTCTATTTGATCTTTTCTATCCGTGTGAATCCGTGCCATCCGTGGTCAAATGGCCTTATGATAAACTCGCAGACTTTTTGAACCCGGTCATATGATTAATCTTACTGCGGCAATGTCCAATCCTTCACGATCGTTTTCATACTCACCGATCCGATCACTTTGCCATGGGCTGCTGCCTTCCAAATCACCTCTTGTGGCTCAGCTCGTTCTTCCGCCGGTGCAAAGAAAAACGTCTGTGCCGGATAGGTTTCAAACGGCCCCAGGCGATAGCGCGCCGAGCCGGAAGATTCGCGCCATCCCGCGGGCATCGTCGAGGTGAGGGTGATCTCAACGGAATCTGGTGTGTCGTTTCTCAGCAGCAGCGGAATGTGCACGTAGCTTCCCGCACCAACTTCCATTTCCGGCGCGACCAAAGGTCCGAGGTGTTCGAGGTTGTGCGCCTTCCAAAACTCACGATAAAAAGCAAAAGCGCCGCCAAGCGTCACCGACATTCCTTGGCGCGGTTCTGCTCGATAGCCGCGCACTGGCACGTAAGCAGCTTCCCGGCTCGTTATTCCTTCGAAGACTTCGCCCCGTGGATCACACTTGACCACGGATTTGCCGAAAATGAGATTGAAATTCCGCAACCATTTCCGCAATTCTTTGAAGTCGCCCGTCGCGAGAGCCTTCGCAGCGATTTGCGAGACTTCTCCTTGGGTGAGATAGTGTTTTTGCAGCTCTGCCGCGAGCTGATAATAGGGCACTTTGCGCGCCGGCGAGATTGCCGCCATATCAAATCGCGGCCCCTCGGCTGGAATCGCGTGCGAGGCATCCGAAAAAAAGTAAAGCTTCTTCGGCTGCCACGGCCGCAAGCCCTCCGTGAAGTTGTTGATGTCCAGACGTTCGCGCGGCGGCGCCACCTGCGCCGGAAAAACTGTGGGATTGCCGGCGAGATCGAAAGCCTCGGTGGCAATTACGCCCGCAGCTTGATGATCGCCATGATTTTCACCGGCGACATAATGCGGCAGCCACGTCATGATGATTTCCGGCCGTGTGAGTCGAATCAAGCGCACAACCTGTTCGAGCACGGCGCCGTGATTCCACCTGTGCAGCGAGTGCAGCACGTCCTGCCCGGGCGTGTCGCGGCCATCGATGAACCACACATTCTCGATGCCGAACGCCGAGGTCGCGCGCCGGTTTTCAATCTCACGAATCGCTCCCAGCGCTGTGGCCTGTTCGTTTCCGTGAGAATTCCCGCCGCCGGTGCCGCGCGTGGTGTAGATGATGGCCACGTGCTTCTTCTCATCAAAAATCGCTTTGGCAAGATAACTGCCGATGGCAGTTTCATCATCGGGGTGCGCGAGTATCAGCAGAATATCGGCCTTGCAGCGTTCATCAGGTTGGGGATAGGCCGGCGCGGTGGGAAGTTGTGCGAAGGATTGCTGGATTCCGGTTACGGCAATCAGCGAGAGGGCAAAGACAATACCGTGCTTCATAAAATTTACGATTCATATTGAATGGTTTCAACCAGCACCTGATAGTTTACATTCCTCGGTTCTTTGACCCACCGTGTCAACCAAATCGCCGAGGCAAGCGCAAAAACTGCGGCGATCATGAAGACCGTGTCATAACCGAAGCGATTGGCCAGCCAGCCGCCGGCGAGGCCGGAAAGCACGAACGGCGAGGTGATCATATTCGCCAACGCGATATAAGTCGGCCGTTCTGTTTCCGTACAAAACTCGGCGATAATCGGCAGTCGCGAAATGCCGGTCAATCCGACCGTGAACGACGCGCCGACGAACACCAGCAGATAGATTTCTATGGTGGGCGCCAGCAGCGCCATCAAACAGGTTCCGGCGGTGATGATGGCGGCCAACAACAGATTCAAGCGATGGCCGAAATGGTCCGCCAGGTAACCAAAGAACAAGTTGCCGGCCATCATGCTGGCCATCATCACGATGATGAAGGTGCCGGCATGGGCATCCGCGAGCGAGAATTTTTCCAGCGCGCCGACGGTGTAAAATGCACTCGCCATGGTCGCGGTGATGAGCAGCGCATCGGCAACGAGGAAATTGCGATAGTTGTGCTGCTGTTTGAGAATTCCAGGCAGGCTGCGCAAAAAGCTCCTGTGAGGAACTTGCTGCTCCGGTGACGCGCCATTTTCTTCCTTCAGCAGCGCCACAAAAATGTATGACGCCATCATGGTGATGAACGCGAGCAAAAACAGCAAAGCGAAGTTTTCGGGATAAGTGACTCCCGCCAACACCTTCGTCACCACCCAGCCACCGATGATGCCGAGCATGGCGCCCAGAACCTGCCGCACGCCGAACAATCGCCCGCGCAAATCCAATGGAGTAATCTTGGCCACCAAATCAAACCACGCCGGCAGATTAATGCTGCCGCCAATCGCGGCCAGCGCATACACCGTGAAGAAGAGCAGTAATCCAATTTCGGTGTTTGTCCGGGCAACGAGCAAAAATGCAAGCAAAGCGAGCAGCAGCCAGGGCGCGCGTTGCACCATCGCCGTGGTCAACACGAGTTGTTTTTTGCGTGCAAAGCGCTGGGTATAATTCGCAATGAAGATTTGCGGGAAGTTGAATCCCACGGTCCAAAGAACGGGAATAAGCCCAACGGCAACGTTGCTGCCGCCCATTCTTTTGACAAATACCGGGAGAACGGTTTGCACCGAAACAAAGCTCATGGCCATCGCGAAGATGGCGCCGTCACAAACGTTCGCCATAAAATTCCAGTGCAGAAAAGGCCGTTGCCGCTCCGCTGATCGCAAGAACCGATTAAGCACGAAAGACCTTGACCTCCTTTGGCGCCAGCGCCAGCGTGATCATAGCGCCATGTTGATACGGTTTCACGGTCAGCCTCTCGTTGCTGAATTGCTCGGTCAACTCGTTGGAAGCTTGCATCGGCAGATATATGGAAGCCGCAACAGCCGCAGGCTCGAGATTTTGCGTAATGATCATCGCCTGCTGATTGGGCGCGGTTAAAATATCAGCGCGAATTCTGGCTTCGCCCAGGACTTGCGGCCGTTCAATGGTTGCGGCGAAATCAACCAAGCTGGCGATCAGCCCGGCATTTGCTTCGCAGCCATTTTGATAATAGGGGAGGCCGAGATAAGAGCCGATGAGAATCGCCTTGCCTTTGCCATAATCGGCGCAAGTGATGGCCGGTTCGCCAGCCGAAAATCGCGCCAACACTTCTGCGCCCTCAATAAAAAATGCTTCTTT
This genomic window contains:
- a CDS encoding MFS transporter, which encodes MANVCDGAIFAMAMSFVSVQTVLPVFVKRMGGSNVAVGLIPVLWTVGFNFPQIFIANYTQRFARKKQLVLTTAMVQRAPWLLLALLAFLLVARTNTEIGLLLFFTVYALAAIGGSINLPAWFDLVAKITPLDLRGRLFGVRQVLGAMLGIIGGWVVTKVLAGVTYPENFALLFLLAFITMMASYIFVALLKEENGASPEQQVPHRSFLRSLPGILKQQHNYRNFLVADALLITATMASAFYTVGALEKFSLADAHAGTFIIVMMASMMAGNLFFGYLADHFGHRLNLLLAAIITAGTCLMALLAPTIEIYLLVFVGASFTVGLTGISRLPIIAEFCTETERPTYIALANMITSPFVLSGLAGGWLANRFGYDTVFMIAAVFALASAIWLTRWVKEPRNVNYQVLVETIQYES
- a CDS encoding PIG-L family deacetylase; the encoded protein is MKHGIVFALSLIAVTGIQQSFAQLPTAPAYPQPDERCKADILLILAHPDDETAIGSYLAKAIFDEKKHVAIIYTTRGTGGGNSHGNEQATALGAIREIENRRATSAFGIENVWFIDGRDTPGQDVLHSLHRWNHGAVLEQVVRLIRLTRPEIIMTWLPHYVAGENHGDHQAAGVIATEAFDLAGNPTVFPAQVAPPRERLDINNFTEGLRPWQPKKLYFFSDASHAIPAEGPRFDMAAISPARKVPYYQLAAELQKHYLTQGEVSQIAAKALATGDFKELRKWLRNFNLIFGKSVVKCDPRGEVFEGITSREAAYVPVRGYRAEPRQGMSVTLGGAFAFYREFWKAHNLEHLGPLVAPEMEVGAGSYVHIPLLLRNDTPDSVEITLTSTMPAGWRESSGSARYRLGPFETYPAQTFFFAPAEERAEPQEVIWKAAAHGKVIGSVSMKTIVKDWTLPQ